The genomic segment TTTTAGCTATTCGAGAACGGGGGCCAGAACCCAACCGTTATCAACCCCAGGTGTTAAGCTTACCCCCAGGAGCAGCAATGGTGGTTAGAAAGCAGGTGTGGAGTGAAATTGTACCCAAGCAACCTCAAATGAGTGGGAAGTTGCCAGGGGGAAAAATGGTGCAAGGGGATGATTGGGAACCGTTAATGTATTTATACAAAGCAGGTTGGGAAATTTGGTATAATCCATCTATGCACACTTACCATCAGATTCCGGCTTGGCGACTCAAACGGGATTACTTGTTATCTTTGATTCAGGGATCATGTTTATCTTTTTGTCCCTTACGAATGATCGGTGCTAAATTCTATGAAAAGCCTATGATTTTGGTGCGAACTATAGTAGGAAATAGTTACAATGCAATTGAACATTATTTTAAATATCAGGGTCAGTTTAAAACGGATTTAATTGCTGAGTGTAAAATGCAGATTTATTTAAGCCGGATTAGGAGTGTTTTTTACTTGTTAAATAGACAGTTTAAAGACTAAAATAAAAATCAATTAGAAACAATTGAATATTGCTAATAAATTATGGTTTTAATTTCTGTTGTTATTCCTGTATATAATGGAGAAAAAACAATTCAACAAACAATTAATTCAGTTTTAAATCAAACTTTTAAAGACTGGGAATTAATTATTGTTGATGATGGTTCTCAAGACTCAACAGTTAAGATAATTAGGGAAATAGAAGATTCACGAATTAGAATATTGTCTTACGATAATGGAGGGTTAGCTATTAGTCGCAATCGAGGTATTGATCAGGCTCAAGGTGAATATATTACTTTTCTGGATGCTGATGACTTATGGACTCCAGAGAAATTAGAAGCGCAGTTTCAAGCGTTACAAGAGAATCCAGAGGCTGCTGTTGCCTATAGTTGGACAGACTATATTGATGAGTCAAGCCAATTTTTGCATTCTGGCAGACAGATTACAATTAATGGGAATATTTATCAACATTTATTAGTAAATAATTTTTTAGAAAATGGTTCTAACCCGTTAATTCGTAAACAAGCGTTAAATCAAGTTGGGGGATTTGACAGTTCGATTAACTCAGTAGCCGATTGGGATATGTGGCTGAGATTAGCAGCACTTTATCAATTTGTAGCAGTTCCACTCCCTCAGATTTTATATCGAGTTTCTACTCGTTCAATGTCCTCTCAAATTAAAAATCAAGAAAGAGAATGTTTAAAAGTCATTGAAAAAGCTTTTGAACAAGCACCTGAGTCTTTACACCCTTTAAAACGAAAGACTTTAGCAGAACTATATAAATATCTAATGTGGAAAATTTTTCAGCAGCAGCCGAATCCTAAGCAAGGTTTGATTTTAATGGAATATCTTATTAATTATTCTACCCATGAGCCTGAATGGAAAAAAGAAATAAAATTCATCTTAATCATGTTTATAAAAAGTTTAATAACCTTAACTTTACCTTCTAGGTTTTCCCAAAAAATTCTTAAAAAAGATTAGTTATATTAAGGAGTTAATTAACTATTTTGGGTCGAAAAAACATGAGTATTATTTTAATAGTTGCACTCATAATAATTTTTGGTTTTAATAATAATTCGGGTTTATATTTGCAATATTGCCATAAACAGTAGGCAGCTATTCCAGCATTCTGCCGTGAAGGAGAGTCTTCAATGGCTTTAAAAGTAAGGTATTTATATATATTCGCAAGGCTTCTTTTTTTGAGGAATTTTAATGAATCAGGAGCTTGGCTAAAAGATTGTTCAATTACTTTTGTGCTACTTGCTTCTAATTTTAACACATTAGCAGATGCTGATTGAGAGGATTGTCTATATAAAATTTGAGGTTTAGGAATAGTAATAAACTGATACTGTTTTGCTAATCTAAGCCACATATCCCAATCTTCAGCAGGGGGTAAGGATGAATCAAATTCACCAACTTCTTCTAAAGCATCACGACGAATTAAAGGATTAGAGCCATTTTCAAGTATATTAACGACTAATAGGTTCGGATAAACATCCCCATTAATAGTAATGTGACTCCCTGGTCTTAAAAATCGGCTAGATTCATCAATGTAATCCGTCCAACTATAAGCAACAGCAGCTTCAGGATTATTTTGCAAAGCTTGATATTGATCCTCAATCTTATCTGGTGTCCACAGATCATCTGCATCTATAAACGCTATATACTCACCATTAGCATGAGATATACCTCGATTACGACTAACAGCTTGATTCCCATTAGGATAGGAGAAAACCTTGATCCGAGGATCATTAATACTGGAAATAACATCTAAAGTTGAGTCAGTGGAACCATCATTGATTATAATCAGTTCAAAATCAGTAAAAGTTTGATTTAATACTGATTCAATTGTATAATAAATTGTTTTTTCTCCGTTGAACACTGGAATAATAACTGAAATTAGAGGCATATTTTTTAATCAAGAGTAGTTTCAATCAATGATGTTATTACACCAATATTTTTAATAATACCATATTTATTGAGGATAGTTTTAGCTTGCTGTTTCGGTAAAAAAACTCCGTAGATCCATCATTAATAACAATTAATTCCCAGTCTATAAATGTTTGATTCAAAACAGACTTAATGGTTGATTAAATGGTTTTTTCAGCATTATAGACCTGAATAATTATAGAAATCATAGAGATCAAGTAATAGAAAGTAACAGAAAATTACATAACCGAAGCCAGCACTTGATCATAAAGACATTCTAGTTTGGCAGTATTTATTTTTACATTGAATTCTTGTTCTATTCTTTTGCGTCCCGCCATCGCAAATTTTTGTCTTAATCTAGGGCTTTTAGCTAAATCCAAGATATATTGACTTAGTGTTTTCCAATCTTTTTCTGGGATCAAAAACCCGGTTTCACCCTGAATAATAACTTCAGGTATTCCTGCATGAATGGAACTAATAACGGGTAATTGCATCGCTTGAGCTTCCAGTATTGTTATCGGTAAACCTTCACAAATACCTCGCTGATCTAAAAAACTAGGAGCGCACATTAACAAGGAACGATTCATCCATGTTTTCACTTCAGCAGAAGATTGTACTCCTAAAAATCGATAACGTTTGAGTAAACGTGCAGCTTGTTGTTCTAAAGCTACTCTTTGTTCTCCATCCCCAATAATAACTAATTCTAGTTCAGGTATAACAGACTGTACTTCTGCCATTGCTCGAATTAAGTCATCACAGCCTTTATACTTAACTAACCGCCCAACAAACAAGACAATAGGCTCACGACAAATGCTAGATTGAGGTAAAAAATGATCAACATCTACTCCAATATATTGAACAATGACTTTATTTTCAGGACAACCCAACTCAATACATCGAGAACGAATGAAGTTAGAAACGGCAATACAAGTATGAGCTTGTCTAAATAACTTTTTCTGAAAATTCCTATAGACTGGAGGCCAGATTCCTTCACCATAAAGCCACACTAAATCATCGTTAGTTCTATTGCTGGATGTCACATCATGTCCATGACAAGTGAGAATTAATGGGATTTTCAAACGGGACATTAACGGTAATGCCCAAATCCCATCTGTTGCAAAATGGGTATGAATTAAACAGGGTGATAATGCTTTTAAACGTTCAGACCAATTCCCATAACCCCACCCCGTTAGCAAATACAAAAATCTTCTATTTGTGGTGACTTTAGCCTGATCGCTCAACATTAAGGTTCGCTCTGGTGGTAAGGGATATCTTAGTCCTTTAAAACGACCACTCCCTATATAGAAACCTTGATAAGATGAAAAATTTTCTACCTGAGCAGGAATAAAAGTTTCTGAGTAAGGGAGCAGTGCATCTCGATAAATTAAAACGGTTTTCTTCATGTTTTAAATGATGCTAAAATTAACAATAGTGTCAACTCAGATTTGTGAATTACTTGATTTATGGAAAAATCGCCGATTTTTATCGTTGGTTGTGATCGATCAGGAACAACCTTACTGAGACTGATGCTGATTCAAAGCCCGATTCTCCACATTCCTCAAGAGTCAATGTTTGTCTATTTATTAGAGAGAGAGCCTGAGAATTACGGGGATTTGACATACCCTTATCAACGTTGGTTTTTGATCAGAGATTTACAAACTAACCCAGCTACTCCTGAATCTTTTACATTTCCTATTTTTAATCTAACTCTGGAAGAAGCGGAACGAGCCATCTTTGAGATAACACCAACTCATGTTTCCGGTGCCATAGAAGCTTTATTTAAAGCTTCTGCTTCTAAACTAAATAAACAACGGTGGGGAGATAAATCGCCCCGCCATGTTAAGTATATCCCACTTTTAGCAGAATCATTTCCTCATGCAAAATTTGTTCACATCATTCGAGATGGTCGGGATGTCGCAATCAGTATCCGTAAAGCCAAATGGGTCAGTAATAATATGCAAGAAGCTGCCACTTATTGGAAACAACGGGTGCAAGCGGGGAGATTAGGAGGATCAACACTATCAAAAGATCGCTACTATGAGGTCTATTATGAGCAACTGGTCTATGAACCCGAAAAAACCTTAAAGGAATTATGTCAGTGGCTTAACCTTGACTACACTGCACAAATGTTGGAATACTATAAAGGAGCACAAGATCGTATATCAGAACAACATAAAAGTTTATTTCAATTAATTGATCAACCCATTGACCCATCACGAGTATCTGCTTGGAAGCGATCACTATCTGCTTTAGAAATAGCTGACTTTGAGAGTGTGGCGGGTGATTTGCTGGTTGAACTGGGTTATGAGATCACGGGGTTGAAAATCCCTCTCCGAGTGCAAGCAATCCGCACCTTGCGAAATAATTTAGGGCCACTATCCTATAAGCTGCGTAGATTTTTTTCAAAAATCTAACGATTTACAACTGAGAGGGTGTTTCTTTTCATGAATACGGAAATCCGAATCAACCTTTGGGCGGTCATCCATCCCTAGTAGGGTAATAGCGATCGCACACAATCTAAATACAACCCTAATTTTATAGATAACCTCACATCACTATGACCGTACTTGAACAGGGAACGATTACCATCCATACCGAGAATATCTTCCCCATTATCAAAAAATCCCTCTACACAGACCATGAAGTCTTCCTGCGGGAACTCGTTTCCAACGCCGTTGACGCCATCGCTAAACTGAAAATGGTGTCCCGGTCTGGGGAATACTCCGGGGATATCGGCGAACCTGAAATCACCATTACCGTTGATAAAGACAACAAAACCCTCTCCGTGACCGATAATGGCATCGGGATGACCGCCGACGAGGTGAAAAAATATATTAACCAAGTCGCCTTCTCCAGCGCCGAAGAATTTGTCGAAAAATATAAAGCCAATTCTGACCAATCTATCATCGGTCATTTTGGTTTAGGGTTCTACTCTTCCTTCATGGTCGCCCGTCAAGTTGAAATTGATACCCTTTCCTACCAAGACGGAGCCCAAGCCGTACACTGGACGTGCGATGGTTCTCCGGTGTTTCAACTGGAAGACTCTGGCCGCATCCAACGGGGAACTACCATCACCCTAACCTTGATGGATGAAGAAACCGAATATTTGGAAACCTCCCGTATTCGTCAATTAATTAAAACCTATTGTGATTTTATGCCCGTCCCGATTAAATTGGACGGCGAAACCATTAACCGTCAAAAAGCACCTTGGCGGGAATCTCCTAATAATTTAACGTCTGAAGATTATTTAGAACTTTATCGCTATCTTTATCCATTCCAAGAAGAACCCTTACTGTGGGTACATCTCAATACCGACTATCCTTTTATTGTCAATGGGATACTCTATTTCCCCAAACTCAAACCCGATGTCGATGTTACCCAAGGCAATATTAAACTCTTCTGTAATCAAGTCTTTGTTAGTGACCACTGTGAAGATATTATCCCCAAATTCTTAATGCCTTTACGGGGGGTAATTGATAGTACCGATATTCCCCTGAATATTTCCCGCAGCGCCCTACAAACTAACCGCACTGTCCGCAAAATTGCCGACTATGTAGCGAAAAAAGTTGCAGACCGTCTCAAAGAATTGTATCGGGATAACCGCAAAGAATATATTCGCTGTTGGCAAGATATCGGTACTTTTGTCAAGTTTGGTTCCCTCAACGATGATAAGTTTAAAAAACAAGTTGAGGATATTCTGATTTACCGGACAACCTACACTCCAGAAACCCCCAACACCGAAGAGAAAGCCGTTGAAGTGCAGGTGCAAACTGAAGAAGGAGACGTTTGGCAGGAGGTAGCGTCCCAAACCCCTGAAAATACCGATGAAAAAGGACGTTATTACACCACCTTAAGCGAGTATCTCGAACGCAATAAACAACGCCATGAAAATCGGGTGTTTTATTGTACCGATGAAGCCACTCAAGCCACCTATATCCAGTTACACACCAGCCAAGGGTTAGAAGTCCTGTTCTTAGATTCCTTTATTGATAGTCATTTTATTAGTTTCCTAGAACGGGAACATACCGATGTTAAATTCTCACGGGTGGATGCGGAACTGGATGAGAATTTAATTGATAAGGACAACAACAGCGAAATTGTTGACCCCAAAACCAATAAAACCCGCAGTGAAGAAATTAAAGATTTGTTTACCGCAGCGCTAAATAAACCGAAATTAACGATTCGGACTGAATCTTTAAAATCGGAAAATACACCTCCGGCGATGGTATTATTACCGGAATTTATGCGACGGTTACAGGATATGACCGCCTTAATTCAACAACAAAAAGCAGAATTTCCTGAAGAACATATTCTGTTAATTAATACCGCCCATCCGTTGATTCAAAATTTAGTTAATTTGAGTCAAGGGGCGATTATTCAAGAAGGTGGCGAGTCTCCTTCGGCAGAATTAGCAAAAATGATTTGTCATCATGTCTATGACTTAGCGTTAATTGCTCAAAAAGGCTTTGATGGGGAGGGAATGAAGGACTTTGTAGAACGCTCTAACCAAGTGTTGACGCGGTTAACGTCTAATTAAAATCACCCAAGCTCTGAACTTGCATTTCCCGTGTCGTAGGGGTGAGGCGCGCCTCACCCTCACATGGATTGTAATTAGGGTTTACCCAAAAACTGGGTTTCTCAAACGAAAACTCTGTATAATAAAGGTTTGGACTTTTGAGAAAATACTAAACTGGAGTTAACCATGTCTCGGATTTGTCAGTTAACGGGCAAGAGAGCCAATAACGGAATGGCTGTGTCTCACTCCCACCGTCGTACCCACAAGCTACAAGAAGCAAATTTACAATGGAAACGGATTTGGTGGCCCCAAGGCAAACGCTGGGTTAGATTGAAACTGTCTACAAAAGCAATTAAAACCATTGAACTCAAAGGGTTACAAGCAATGGCTAAGAAAGCGGGAATTGATTTGAATAAATTTTAACTGAGGGCGACAATAGCCATGATTTTTTGCTCCCCCCTGAAACATATAGGGGGGCTATTTTTTGCAATTTCTTAATTTTTGGCTTCTGCGATCGCTTTTCCTAATCCTTTGGGCATTCTAAGAAATAGAGTAAAGTCCCTAAAGGCATCTTCGACGATGGAGAGTGTGATAGCAAACACAACAAATCAGTGATAATTTACAGTCCCAATCCAGCTAAAAGCGTTATTTTATAAAAGGGTGAGCATCTGGAGAACGTGGTAATCGGTAAGATTTCAACCAAACTGAACTCTAAAAAACCCGTATTTTTACCAAGGTGATTTTAGGGGGAAGAATGCTACAACTAAAGATAGGGAGTTTTTCTCGTCTTAATAAATTTTAATCTGTTTATAAATCTACTTAAATTTTAGTTTGAGGCATATTGTCTCAACTCCCACAGGTAACTGTGAACTTTTAAGAATCCTTTATTAGCCAGCACAACCATTTCTATCAAAGGTTAGGTAGGCATCTATGTCAAAGCGTCACAACAACAAATTCCATAATCCGATTCTGTCTATGTTCAGCGCGATCCGGATCGCTGTCAAACGAATGACACGAGGGGCCATGCGATCGCTTTTGCGAGTTTGGATGAGGATAAATCGTCATGACCGTTATGGTCGGGCGGGGTTTGTGTTGCCAACGGTGACGATGGTGTTATTAGTGGTGGTGCTGTTGAGTATAACTATTATGCTGCGATCAATGGATCGGGCGAAAATGGCTCAATATCGGCGGGTGGATGAGCAAGTTCTACAAGCGGCAACCCCGGCATTAGATCGGGCGAATGCCAAGCTAACAGAATTGTTAGCAGATCCCACTCTACCCAAGGAAACACCTTCAGATGAGGAACTATATCGGGCTTTAAACCGAAAAGATGATCAGGGTAAATATTATTACACCTTGGGTGGCGAAGAACGAATTGTTATTCAGTATGATGTCGATGGCGGGGGAATTTACTCTCTTACAAAGGAAGTGACAGACAATGTAGCTTTAGAAAAAAGAGAGAATATAACAACAGCTTGGAGATTTCCTGTTGATACGAACAACAATGGCAAATATGATAGCTATGCTCTCTATGGAATTTATTTCAAGCGTCCACCAGATACATCAGATACACCACCTAAACCTAGACCTAGAAGCCCCCTTGATGCCAGAAGTTTACCAATGGACATAAGCCAAACTGTAAGTCAAGATTGTGCCGCTTTGGGAAGTAGTGCGGGTTTCATTGATAGTTCCGGTTGGGCTAGAATTGGGGGAAATCTAAAAAAAGCATTTTTCGTTTACACAACAACAGTACCGATTCCTGAAGGCGCTGTACCTGCTGATACTGCTACACAGCAATT from the Planktothrix tepida PCC 9214 genome contains:
- the rpmB gene encoding 50S ribosomal protein L28 → MSRICQLTGKRANNGMAVSHSHRRTHKLQEANLQWKRIWWPQGKRWVRLKLSTKAIKTIELKGLQAMAKKAGIDLNKF
- a CDS encoding glycosyltransferase; translated protein: MVLISVVIPVYNGEKTIQQTINSVLNQTFKDWELIIVDDGSQDSTVKIIREIEDSRIRILSYDNGGLAISRNRGIDQAQGEYITFLDADDLWTPEKLEAQFQALQENPEAAVAYSWTDYIDESSQFLHSGRQITINGNIYQHLLVNNFLENGSNPLIRKQALNQVGGFDSSINSVADWDMWLRLAALYQFVAVPLPQILYRVSTRSMSSQIKNQERECLKVIEKAFEQAPESLHPLKRKTLAELYKYLMWKIFQQQPNPKQGLILMEYLINYSTHEPEWKKEIKFILIMFIKSLITLTLPSRFSQKILKKD
- the htpG gene encoding molecular chaperone HtpG; translation: MTVLEQGTITIHTENIFPIIKKSLYTDHEVFLRELVSNAVDAIAKLKMVSRSGEYSGDIGEPEITITVDKDNKTLSVTDNGIGMTADEVKKYINQVAFSSAEEFVEKYKANSDQSIIGHFGLGFYSSFMVARQVEIDTLSYQDGAQAVHWTCDGSPVFQLEDSGRIQRGTTITLTLMDEETEYLETSRIRQLIKTYCDFMPVPIKLDGETINRQKAPWRESPNNLTSEDYLELYRYLYPFQEEPLLWVHLNTDYPFIVNGILYFPKLKPDVDVTQGNIKLFCNQVFVSDHCEDIIPKFLMPLRGVIDSTDIPLNISRSALQTNRTVRKIADYVAKKVADRLKELYRDNRKEYIRCWQDIGTFVKFGSLNDDKFKKQVEDILIYRTTYTPETPNTEEKAVEVQVQTEEGDVWQEVASQTPENTDEKGRYYTTLSEYLERNKQRHENRVFYCTDEATQATYIQLHTSQGLEVLFLDSFIDSHFISFLEREHTDVKFSRVDAELDENLIDKDNNSEIVDPKTNKTRSEEIKDLFTAALNKPKLTIRTESLKSENTPPAMVLLPEFMRRLQDMTALIQQQKAEFPEEHILLINTAHPLIQNLVNLSQGAIIQEGGESPSAELAKMICHHVYDLALIAQKGFDGEGMKDFVERSNQVLTRLTSN
- the hpsE gene encoding hormogonium polysaccharide biosynthesis glycosyltransferase HpsE codes for the protein MIDFTIVIPTYNGSIRVPDVLEKLRSQKGTENIAWEIIVVDNNSSDETATIVQDMINSWQEFFPLRYVFELQQGAAFARQRGLEEAQGELIGFLDDDNWPDENWVAQAYQFAQVYPQAGAYGGQIHGVYEVPPPENFKAIEGFLAIRERGPEPNRYQPQVLSLPPGAAMVVRKQVWSEIVPKQPQMSGKLPGGKMVQGDDWEPLMYLYKAGWEIWYNPSMHTYHQIPAWRLKRDYLLSLIQGSCLSFCPLRMIGAKFYEKPMILVRTIVGNSYNAIEHYFKYQGQFKTDLIAECKMQIYLSRIRSVFYLLNRQFKD
- a CDS encoding sulfotransferase family protein, whose protein sequence is MEKSPIFIVGCDRSGTTLLRLMLIQSPILHIPQESMFVYLLEREPENYGDLTYPYQRWFLIRDLQTNPATPESFTFPIFNLTLEEAERAIFEITPTHVSGAIEALFKASASKLNKQRWGDKSPRHVKYIPLLAESFPHAKFVHIIRDGRDVAISIRKAKWVSNNMQEAATYWKQRVQAGRLGGSTLSKDRYYEVYYEQLVYEPEKTLKELCQWLNLDYTAQMLEYYKGAQDRISEQHKSLFQLIDQPIDPSRVSAWKRSLSALEIADFESVAGDLLVELGYEITGLKIPLRVQAIRTLRNNLGPLSYKLRRFFSKI
- a CDS encoding glycosyltransferase, which translates into the protein MPLISVIIPVFNGEKTIYYTIESVLNQTFTDFELIIINDGSTDSTLDVISSINDPRIKVFSYPNGNQAVSRNRGISHANGEYIAFIDADDLWTPDKIEDQYQALQNNPEAAVAYSWTDYIDESSRFLRPGSHITINGDVYPNLLVVNILENGSNPLIRRDALEEVGEFDSSLPPAEDWDMWLRLAKQYQFITIPKPQILYRQSSQSASANVLKLEASSTKVIEQSFSQAPDSLKFLKKRSLANIYKYLTFKAIEDSPSRQNAGIAAYCLWQYCKYKPELLLKPKIIMSATIKIILMFFRPKIVN
- a CDS encoding glycosyltransferase; the encoded protein is MKKTVLIYRDALLPYSETFIPAQVENFSSYQGFYIGSGRFKGLRYPLPPERTLMLSDQAKVTTNRRFLYLLTGWGYGNWSERLKALSPCLIHTHFATDGIWALPLMSRLKIPLILTCHGHDVTSSNRTNDDLVWLYGEGIWPPVYRNFQKKLFRQAHTCIAVSNFIRSRCIELGCPENKVIVQYIGVDVDHFLPQSSICREPIVLFVGRLVKYKGCDDLIRAMAEVQSVIPELELVIIGDGEQRVALEQQAARLLKRYRFLGVQSSAEVKTWMNRSLLMCAPSFLDQRGICEGLPITILEAQAMQLPVISSIHAGIPEVIIQGETGFLIPEKDWKTLSQYILDLAKSPRLRQKFAMAGRKRIEQEFNVKINTAKLECLYDQVLASVM